One Saimiri boliviensis isolate mSaiBol1 chromosome 7, mSaiBol1.pri, whole genome shotgun sequence genomic window, CCGAAGTTTCTTTAGGTTGTCACTGTGTATCCGTCAGGGCGCCCCAGACTGGGGGCATGGGTACCGCTGGGCACGCATTTGGCCCTTGGATGCCACTCAGGCCGCCTGCCTGGAGAAACCTGATGCCTGCTCGGATGGACCAGTGCTGAGGCCTCCAGAGTGGAGATCAAATCAAATTAGGGCAAACGGGAGGAGGGAGGCCGGCTGACTGGGCTTCATTCCTGGAAGCAAAGCAAGAGAACACTCGGGAATGAGGATTCATGGGGCCAGAGGACAGCTGCTTTATCCCCCAGGAGGGCCACCCAGCAGGACCAGGGGCGCTTGGTGTGGCTGTGGGCCCCGGCCAGCCTGGGTTCGCTCTGAGGCCAGCTGGGAGCTGGGGCGTTTGAGCAGTAGTGGAGGGCTCAGAAATGAGAAGCTTTGGCCTTGGTGCCCAAGCTGCAGCCCAACTGGAAGAGCCAGTTTCTCCAAAAGTGGGGCCGGACGTTTGTGAGCCACACAGCACATGTAGGCCATGGGgtgacctgaggccaggaggccaCAAGTGAAGGGGAATAGGACCTGGCTGTCCAGCATCCGGTGAGAAGACTGTTCTACGGCACTGGGGTGAGGACTCCAGAGTTGTGCTGAGACCTCCAAACTCAGGCTTTCAGATAAGACCAGACCTGTCTGGCCTGCCCCTCTCCGCTCTTTAACCCTGGGGAGTGGCGGTGTTGCTTTCCTGAGACTGGGTTTTCCTTAGAAGGCAGGATGGCGCCTGGCAGGGGCAACTTCATGATGCTCAGTTCTGGGTTCCTCCCAGggcccccctccccctcccagggcGTACCAGTCTAACCACCGCAGCATCCCAGGGTGCAGTAACCAGATCACCCACAGGCCCTGGTCCGGTTAGAGCCAGCTCCCGGGCCGGTGTCCATCCACCTCCTCCTGGCCTGACTTCCCATCTCAGATCCTGCCCCCACCCAGCAGCAGCAAATGCGGCTCTGAGCACCGCTGCGGTCCGAGCTTTCGTTTTCTTTGTGTGCGGCTGTCACTGCCTCccttctgtttcctcttcctgAGTCATGCTGCCCCTATCCTCCCACATTCTGAGATGAGGTGGCTCTGGTTTGGAGTCTGTGGTGGCCTGCCAGGTGAAGGCAGGGACACATCCTGGGTCCCGGTGCACTCCGAGCCTCAGCAGACCTCACTGGCCTGACTGGCTGTGCGGACAGTGGGTCGTGGGCCAGGCAGATGTGCCCTGCACGCCTCCCCGGCTGCCTAGTGGGGAGATGACCAGACCAGGTCACTGTGCAGCCCAGCTCCAGGATGGTAGGGCCTAGCACCCCATATCCATGGGCTCACGATATGTCTACCCAAGGAACAAGGCCAGAAGGTTGTGCTTGCAAGTTTATTGAATTCTTAGAAGAGTATGTTGTGACTTCTAAGGGTAGAGTCTGGGCAGAATTTGAAGTTACAAACCcttgtggggtggggtgggatgagGGTTCCCATGGCCCAAGACCAGGAGCAGAGCCCCTCAGAGCTCAGCTGCCTTGGGTCCCAGGTGGCTGTGAGAGGTGGTGGAAGTGAGGAGCACTCCAGGGGCCAGCTGGGGAGGGGCCGGGATTGGTGCACCAGGGTGAGGCACAAGCCTGGGGCCGGAGTGCGGCCCTGGCCCTTGCACGGGAATCCTGTGGTGTTCGGTTTCGTGGAGATGCTCTGCTACCAAAGTGCCCTGGTCCACTGAGGGTCCCTAGCTGGGGACTGGCTGGCCCCACCAGGCTGGGTCTGCGGGGCAGTGTGTCAGGACAGCGCTCAGAGTTGGGCCAAACCTTTGGGGTCTGTGGGTATGGAGTCTTGAGGGGCAGGCTCGGAGACAGGAATGTCCACCATCTGCTTGGATGGGGCAGAGATGGGGCGAGGCCGTGGGGACGCGATGGCCAGGCCACACTCTGCCCCTTGCTGGCCTGATAGAGGGCTGGGGGGCCGATCCTCGGAGCAGTGGGCgggctggggaggggcctggCCCAAAACGCGGGCGAGGGTCAGAGGCCAGCTACCTGAGGAGTGGCTGGGTGTACACACCTTGTCAAATTTCTTATGGCTGTAGACCTTGTTTTTGTTCATGAATGTTAGCAAGATCCAGTCACACAGGAAGGAGCCCTGGGGCCAGCAGAGTGGAGACCAGGGTGTAAAGACCTGGTGGACCCCATCCCTGCACCCACTGGGACCCCAGAGTGGGTTCCTTACCACCCCGATGGAAGTCAGAGCTGTGGCCAGATTAATGATGGTGGGAATCAGGCTGAACTTCCCAGCCTGGAGAGAATGGGGGGTGGTCAGAATGTCTGACAACCACTGATGGGGCTGGAGGGGGGGTGGGGCATGAGGAGCAGGGCTGGCCACCCACCCCGAGTGGGGCAGTCACCTGTCCATGCACAATGACGTCAATGCGGATCCCGTAGGCCTTGATGAGCGTGCGGGTGGTGGTGCCATTGACCTTGTAGTACTTGGCAAACCTGGAACAGGAAGGCCGGGAGCCCCTGTCCAGGCTGCCTGGTCCTGTGTGGCACCGGCCAGGGGCCACTTAACCTCCATGCTCCAGGGCTGCCCCTCAGGTGCTGAGCCTCTCAGGACCCTACTGTGGCCATGACTCAGGGGACAGCAGTGTCCTGAGGACAGTACCTGAAGTTGTAGCCTGACGAGGCAGGCACGTGCTTGGGGTCCAGCCTCCGGAAGGAGTACCTGGGGTTGCACTCCGAGGCAGGCAGGTCCAGGTCACAGTCCCAGTTGATAATGACCCCGATGACACCACCCTACCAAGAAGAAGCCAGGGAAGGCACACAAGAGGCCCCTTGAGCTGGGATCAGTCCAGGCTGCATGTGAGGTGTGCACTGGGGCCCACAGGGCAGCTTGGGGGTGCTGCTGGGCGTCCAGTGTCTGAGCTATAAGGGGTGCCAGCGGCCAGCCCTGTGGCCAGTGTCAATAATTCATCGAGTGCCACGCGGGATGGGTTGTGCTGATCgtgtttctttcctctgcctgAGCAGGGCCGGCTGGTCAGGAGCGAGAAGGGACTGCTCCCCCTGTACCTCGGGCCCTCCCTGCACAGGTGCCAGCCCGCCCCGGCCCCACCCCACCTGCGCCTGCCCTGCCTTGTGTGCGAGCTCTGCGAAGCTCTCCCCAGCCTGCTCCACGATGAAGCCCAGCTTGAAGATGGGGCAGTAGAGGTCGGAGGCCTCGTGGAACGTGCAGCGCTTCAGGTACCCATCTGTGCGGTCGGCGATGTTGCCCCTGAGGAGGCAGCAGGAGGCAAGGCCTGCACCCCAAGTGCCCCATCCCCAGGAGGCAGCCCTGTGCTGGGCTGTCAGCACGCCCTGCGGCTCTTACTTGGAGAAGTGGAATTTGGGGTAGTGGATGCTGTTCTTGATGAGAATGGTGAAATTTGGGGCCATCGTACCCAGAAATTGGCTGAGAAGGCACAGACGGGCTGTTTAGTCCCCTCCTCCCCCAAGGCCTCCCCCCACTCCCCGGCATTGGCCCCCACCCCTCGCCAGCTTCTGTTACTCCTGCCCCGTGCATCTGGCCTCTGGTCAGAGGAAAAGGATCAGAGCGGAGGCTGGGTGGTGGGTGCACCTGACAGAGGCCCCGTCTTCCACCGGGCACCAGCCAAACACTTCGCAGGTCTTGGAGGGCCCCTGGTAATAGGGCACACAGCGCCCAGTCCGCAGGCCTGTGGGGCAGAAGTCGCTGAGCCTTAGTGGGGGCAAAGCCCTGCCccacctgcccagcccagcccagcccgtGCCGGTGCACACTGACCGTTTCCCAGCATGTCCAGCTCCCCAGCCACACAGTCGGCGTCGGAGTGGCAGGTGGCATTGTGGACTCTTATGCTCTAGGGTGGAGGCAGCCCAGTCAGGGACCCTTCGAGGGTCAGCCAGCCCCCCCCAGCTGAGGCGGGGTTCCCCAGCGCCAAGGGCCCAGCTCACCTCGGGGCAGGTTGCCTGGGTCTGGAACTGGGTGGCCTCGACCCTGGTGATGATGCTGAACACGCTGCCCCCCTGGGCTCAGAAAGACGGGGGCGGTCGGCCAGGCGGCAGCTGCTGCCCCTCGGCCCACTGGGGTGGGGTGCACGGCAGTGCGGGAGGCTTGGGGGCGCCCCGTACCTCGGGGGGCTTCACATACTCCTCCACGTCCCACACTTTGTGCTCCGACGTGGTGATCCCCTTGACCTTGGTGATGACGGAGCTCTCAGGGCCCGTCTCGCTCTCCTGGTAGCTTTTCTGCACGATGAATACGTACCTGCGGGCAGGGGCGGTGCCGGCTCCGGAGGCGACCCCGGGAAGGCTGAGCTAGCCCGAGACCCGGGTCCACTCTGCGGGGCTCTAGGAGTCTGTCCCGCGCCCCCggtcccagcccctgccccagccccagccccgatCCCTgtcccgcgccccgcgcccccggccccagccccgcgccccgcgcccccggTCCCAGCCCCAGCTCCGCACCCCGCGCCCCAATCCCTGCCCCAACCCCGAGCCCTCGATCCCAGCTCCGCACCCCGCGCCCCCAAAATCCCTGCCCCgacccgcgccccgcgcccccaATCCCACCCCCGgtccccgccccgcgcccccaATCCCACCCCCGGTCCCTGCCCCGCGCCCCCAATCCCTGCCCCGatccccgccccgcgcccccaATCCCTGCCCCGATCCCCGCCCCGCGCCCCACGCCCTGCGCGCACCACACGAAGTAGAGCAGGATGAGCAGCTGCACGGCGCGGTACAGGACGCCCAGGCGCCGGTTCCTCACCACGATCACCTTGGGCGTCTCATAGTCCCAGAGGGCGGACCAGCAGCCCCGGGCCAGGCGCCGGGCGGTCGCCCCCGCGGGGGGCTTGGGCTGGGGGGCGGCCATGGCGCGGGCGGCCCCCGCCTCCGGAAGCCAAGGCCGGGCTGAGGGTCCCGCGGCGCACCGAGGATGGGGCGAGCTGCGGCTCCGCCTCCAGGGCGCGGCCTCGTGCCCGCGccgcgccgccccgccccgccccgtcccGCGTGGGTCCGGGGGGTCCCGCGTGGGGCTCGGAGCCGGGCCTCTCGGGGCACAGCCCGCGGTCCAGGTGGGGGCCGAGCGCCGAACCCGCGGCCCCGAGGCCGGAGGGTTGGGATTTCCCGGGTGGGATCGAGGAAGACGGTCCCCGCGGCGCCCCCGCTCCGGTCCAGGCCGGTTCCTGCCGCGGCTGCCGGGGCTTGGAGCCGAACCCGCGCTCGCGTCTTTGCCCGCAGATCCGCGGCTTCTAGCTGCTGCCTCGGCCGCGGCCCCACCGCGGCCGGCCCACTGTTTCCTTCGCAAGCCAGGGGTTTTCTAACTTTTCCTGTCTCCACTCAAGCAAATCCCAAACATCACAGTCTTTCACAAAATGATCTTTATCGTGATAAAAATCATCATAGGATGTAATTAACTATTGTAAACAATTCAGTGACATACCACCTCTATTTAGTCGCCATTTTCCCCACCCCAAAATAAAACCCCCATCCATTAAGCAATCACGACCCTTTCCACGCCTTGTCCTGTATGACCTTTTGTGTCCGGCTTCGTTCACTGAGCATGTTTCCAAGGCTCACCCACAGGCAGCACGTGTCAGCGTGTCATTCCTCGCTACGGCCAAGTGAAACGTCAAGGCTGTACGaagacatttaggttgctttcaaaataactcagcagtgctgctataaacattggtGTGTTAGTATTTGAACTGTTAAATTAACTCAAATTTGGCCTTGAGGCTGCCCCTGTACGTTGAGTTTTTAGGTAACAAACTGTGACCTAATGTACTCGTAAAGAAACTAAAAGCCTAACTTAGAAGTAGATTTTGGAACAAATGGCAAGGTCTCAGCCCATGACAGGCTGCCAGCTGATCTGACCCTGTCTATATAAGGCAAACACCTACCTCAAGCTGTAACAAAATCCAGCtgattgtgatttttaaaaatagctcacTTCTGTGTTCTAACTCAGAAAACTCCCTCCCACATTACAGAGTGGACCTCTCAAACCTCTGCCATTGATTCGGagtgctgcccaattcatgagttcttttgctcagttaaactctgttggctgggtacagtggcttatgcctgtaatcccagcattttgggaggccaaggtgggtgaatcactagaggtcaggggttcaagaccagcctggccaacatggtgagacctcatctccactaaaaccacaaaaattagccgggtgtcatggtacctgtactcccagctacaggaggctgaggcaggagaatcatttgaatctgggaggcagaggttgcagtgagccgagattgagccactgtgcccccgcctgggtgacagagtgagactcgatctaAAGATAAAAACAACTCTGTTTACTTGGTCCAAAGCTTTTGTTTTGATGGCTTGGCATCAGAAGTGGGATCTGACGTAGATCTCCAGCCACCTGCTAGGAACACTGAATGGCTACGAGGGCTCAGATGCCGACTGATCTCTCAAAGCAACAAGAATCACAGGTGGGTTCTTGCTGCCGGATTTATGCTCTGCGAACATGTGTTCTAAGCCCTCTGAATTTGAGCATTTCTTAGACTGGAATGGGTCCAGGATTGAATTGGATTCAAAAATCAACTGCACTGAATCCAGTTAGAGGGCTCCCAGAGGTCCCTTTTGGTAATGGGTTTGTCTGAATCAAGGAGTCTGGGAGCCACCTTCTGGGACTCCTGCTAATTTTGTGTATAAGAACGATGGACCCAGAACTTGtgcattttttagaaaaatgggTTAACCCCAAACTCATAAAGACCCCTGCAGATTCTTGGAACCACACGCCGTTTGGAGACATTAAGGTAAAGCTGACCAGGGAAGTTTTCCCCAGAGGCAGATGGCATCCTAAATGCTAACAGCTTTTCCAAGATGGTGGATCGAGACTTCTGTGCCATTGTGAAAGCCTTTGCCTTCCCCCACCCCTTATTTCCTGCTGTCtgaatgttttccttttccttgctgGAAATCCACAGGACCGTCAGGTGTGGATGGCTTTAGCTAAGGGTTACGCTCTAGGACAAATCCAGAGTGTGGTTGGGTTTGTGGGCTAATGCCAATGCCTGTTGTTCTTCCAATGACAGCCACCCTGGAATTCCCGAGGCAGGGTGGAGAGGGCTCTCCGCTGTGCTCTAGACACAGCTGCTGTCGCTTTCCCATGCTCGCTGGAACCTTTCCAGTTAATCCAGACACGACTCATACGGAAAACATGCCTGGGCGATGCCTGCAGAACGTACTCAAGACCCGGGGATTCTCTTTGTGGGTGTGAGACGGTGCGTGTGTGATGTCACTGGATTATGTCCAGCGAGGTCCCTTTCCGTTAAATGTGGTCACACACCCTCGCAGCATACTGTAAAGAGACTTCATCCCGTAAGTTTCCCCATGGGACCTGGTTGGAGCCCTTTGGACACGTGGGTGAGAACGTGTCGTGGACTTCTGCTGCAGAGCCACCAGGTGGCCGCCTCTTCCAGCTCCCGGGGCCTCCGCCAGGCCCGCGGAGAGGCTGCTCTCTGGGTTCTGCCTGCTCATGGGTTCGGATCTTGCAATGTGGTCTGGCTCACTTCCACCTTCCAAACGGCTTCCCCTGACAGTTCCCACCCAGGAGACCTCCCATAATCAGAGGCCAGAACAGTCAACAACAACAGTTAGCACCCACCTTGAAATAAGTGAAGATAGGTTAGTTTTCACTGAAGACAGTTTCCAGTCGGATTCTTGAGGCCTCATGCTTGGTGTTAGTGAGGTGCTGGGTGTATGGAATTCAAAACTAATTCATACGTTGGGAGAGATCTCGGGCTTTGTGGCCAACCCGACCTCGCAGGGTTTTGCCCCCAAGTTCACGCCTAGTGATTCAGACAGGTAGAAGCCACTCTCTGAAAGGTGGATGAGAATATTTGTGTCCAACAAAAACTAGAGCATCGCACGGCTTTGAAGCTCCTCTTTGGCCCGTGCTGGGGGCTTGTGTATGGTACTGAACAAAACTGAATGTCGTACCTGTCTTTCCTCTGATTTTACTACGACTGagcttttgagacagggcctcgctctgtcaccaggctggagtgcagcggtgccatccagactcactgcagcctccgcctcctgggttcaagcgatcctccctcctcagcctcctgagtagccgggatcacaggcatctgccaccacacctgactaattttttgtatttagtagagatggggtttcaccacgttggccaggctggtctcgaactcctgacctcagctgattcaGCTGCcgaagcctcccaaagtgctggcattacaggcatgagctaccaagccCGGCCCCTTggcccctttttatttttatttttattttttatttatttttttttgaggaggagtttcgctcttgttacccaggctggagtgcaatggcacgatctcggctcaccacaacctccgcctcctgggctcaggcaattctcctgcctcagcctcctgagtagctgggattacaggcacgcaccaccacgcccagctaatttttgtatttttactagagacggggtttcaccatgttgaccaggatggtctcgatctcttgacctcgtgatccacccgcctcggcctcccaaagtgctgggattacaggctt contains:
- the P2RX2 gene encoding P2X purinoceptor 2 isoform X2, which gives rise to MAAPQPKPPAGATARRLARGCWSALWDYETPKVIVVRNRRLGVLYRAVQLLILLYFVWYVFIVQKSYQESETGPESSVITKVKGITTSEHKVWDVEEYVKPPEGGSVFSIITRVEATQFQTQATCPESIRVHNATCHSDADCVAGELDMLGNGLRTGRCVPYYQGPSKTCEVFGWCPVEDGASVSQFLGTMAPNFTILIKNSIHYPKFHFSKGNIADRTDGYLKRCTFHEASDLYCPIFKLGFIVEQAGESFAELAHKGGVIGVIINWDCDLDLPASECNPRYSFRRLDPKHVPASSGYNFRFAKYYKVNGTTTRTLIKAYGIRIDVIVHGQAGKFSLIPTIINLATALTSIGVGSFLCDWILLTFMNKNKVYSHKKFDKVCTPSHSSGSWPLTLARVLGQAPPQPAHCSEDRPPSPLSGQQGAECGLAIASPRPRPISAPSKQMVDIPVSEPAPQDSIPTDPKGLAQL
- the P2RX2 gene encoding P2X purinoceptor 2 isoform X1; this encodes MAAPQPKPPAGATARRLARGCWSALWDYETPKVIVVRNRRLGVLYRAVQLLILLYFVWYVFIVQKSYQESETGPESSVITKVKGITTSEHKVWDVEEYVKPPEGGSVFSIITRVEATQFQTQATCPESIRVHNATCHSDADCVAGELDMLGNGLRTGRCVPYYQGPSKTCEVFGWCPVEDGASVSQFLGTMAPNFTILIKNSIHYPKFHFSKGNIADRTDGYLKRCTFHEASDLYCPIFKLGFIVEQAGESFAELAHKGGVIGVIINWDCDLDLPASECNPRYSFRRLDPKHVPASSGYNFRFAKYYKVNGTTTRTLIKAYGIRIDVIVHGQAGKFSLIPTIINLATALTSIGVVRNPLWGPSGCRDGVHQVFTPWSPLCWPQGSFLCDWILLTFMNKNKVYSHKKFDKVCTPSHSSGSWPLTLARVLGQAPPQPAHCSEDRPPSPLSGQQGAECGLAIASPRPRPISAPSKQMVDIPVSEPAPQDSIPTDPKGLAQL